The Litorilinea aerophila DNA window AACTGGCTGGCCTGCCAGAGCCGGGGGTCGGGAGCGTCGGCGCCATTCCGGGCCTGGAGGGCCAGCCTGGCACTGACGGCAAAGATCTCGGGCTCTGTCCCCAACAGTTCCCGGGCATTTTCCCGGACGAAGGCCAGGATCTGCTCCCGGTCGGCCGGCTCCTCGATCAGGTCGATCTTGTTGACGACGATGACCACCTTCTTGCCCCACTGGCGGATCCGCTCCAGGAAGAGCCGCTCGCTCTCGCTGAAGGGGCGGTCGGCGCTGGTGACGAAGAGCACCAGGTCGCTGCGGGGGATGAAGTGCTCGGTGATCTGTTGGTGGCGCTGGATGACGGCATTGGTGCCCGGCGTGTCCACCACGTTGATCTCCCGCAGCCATTCCACCGGCACGTGGACGATCAGGTAATCGTCGCCCGAAGGCTCCTGTCCGGGGGGATCGCCGTAGCGCAGCAGATGGATGCGGCTGGTGGTGGGCGTGACGCCTTCCTCCAACAGGCGTTTGCCCAACAAAGCGTTGATGAACGCCGTCTTGCCGGCGTTGAACTCGCCCACGACCACCAGCAGGAAGAGCTCTTCCAGTTGCTGGAGGCTGCGTTTCAGGAGGTCCAGATCCTCGTCGGGCGCGTCAATGCGGGCCAGCAGGACGCGCAGGTTTTCCAACAGCGCGCGCTCCCGCCGGATCAACTGGTCGTATTCCTGGTTCAATATCCGCTGCAAAGCCGTTCTCCACCCTGGACTGGAGCGCCAGCCTCTACTACAGTCTGGCGTAAATACCACGGCAGAAATTCCGGGTCCCTCTGGGCGCGCTCCCTCTGGTGAGCACTATCGGCGAATTTCTGCCGGGATTTACTACCCGGCTGGCCGGCGACTCCGGCTAGACGTCTGGACGGCGCGACATGGGCCGACCCCCTGCAAGGGAATACGCATGAGTTCGCCCTTCGTTGCGCCTCTTGCTGCTCCGGAACTCACAACACCATTGTAGCACAGGAGTTTGCCTACCGGCGATAAATACGGTATTGTTATGGTAAGCCGTTCCAGCCAGCCCCCAGTTCCCCCTGAAATCATTGGCTGCTCCGTTGCGAACATCAGGTTGGCTGGCGGCAAGGCCACGGCTGCACAGCGGTATGGCCCATTGGGGTACACCTTGCCCACTGACATCGAACCCGCCGCCGGCACTCCACCTGTACCAGCAGCTTGTGGGCAGTTCCTGCCCGGGGTTACCCTGGCCGGGCGCGATCCCGGCCCAGTTTGCCCACTATGTACGAGAGCGTACACCAATTTGGTGAAAAATCCTCTATTGTGAAAATCCAGCAGTGAAAATTCAGCGCGGCTGGGCGTCAACAGGGGCGCCCATTTGGATATTGAAGCTTAAAGATACAGTGATCCACTTTGCCATAGGGTACCAGGATGCAGATTGTACAAACCATCGGTGACCGCGTATTACGCAATGTTCAAAAGGTGATCGTGGGCAAAGACGAGGAGATCCGCCTGACGCTGGTCAGCCTCCTTTGCGAAGGTCACCTCCTTATCGAGGACGTGCCGGGCGTGGGCAAGACCATGCTGGCGCGCTCCATCGCCCGAAGTATCGGCTGTTCGTTCCGCCGGATCCAGTTTACGCCGGACATGCTCCCCAGCGATGTGACCGGCGTCAGTATTTTTAACCAAAAAACCATGGAGTTTGAGTTCCGGCCCGGCCCCATCATGGCCCAGATCGTCCTCACCGACGAGATCAACCGGGCCACCCCCAAGACCCAGTCGGCGCTACTGGAAGCCATGGAGGAACGCCAGGTCACCGTTGACGGCCAGACCTACCCCATGGAGCGGCCGTTCATGGTCCTGGCCACCCAAAACCCCATCGAGTACGAAGGGACCTTCCCCCTGCCTGAAGCCCAGGTGGACCGCTTCATGATGCGCATCCGGCTGGGTTACCCCAACCGGAACCACGAAATCGACGTGCTGACCCGCCAGACGGACCATCACCCCATCCAGGATCTGGAACAGGTGGTCTCCGCCGACGAGCTGCTGGAGGCTCAACAAGCCATCCGCGAGGTCTACGTGGATGACCTGGTCAAAGCCTACATCGTCGACCTGGTGACCACCACCCGGGATCATCCGGACGTCTACCTGGGGGCCAGTCCCCGGGGGAGCCTGGCCCTGTTCATGGCTGCCCGGGCCTGGGCTGCCCTGGAAGGTCGGGACTTTGTTTTGCCGGATGACGTCAAGCGGCTGGCCGAGGCGACCCTGGCCCATCGCCTGATCATCAGCCCATCGGCTCGCATCAAAAACGTCACGCCCCGCCAGGTGATCGAGGACGCCCTGCGCCACACACCGGTGCCCGGTGCCCGGGCCCGAGTTCGATAATGGCACCGATGGTGACCCTACCGGCCCTGTCTGGGTAGATCATGTCGTCGCGCGCGATTTTCCTGATCATTGCCACCATCGTGGCCTGGGTGCTGGCCTTCAACAGCGGCCGGGAGCTGGCCTATAACCTGGCCTACCTGCTGTCCAGCGTCCTGCTCTTCAGCGCCGCCTGGGCCTGGCATAGCCTGCGGGCCATCACCCTGCGCCGGGTGACCCGGGCCCGCCGCAGCCAGGTGGGTCAGTATGCGGAAGAGCAGTTCGAGATCACCAACCGCAGCCGCTGGCCCAAGCTCTGGCTGGAGGTCAAGGATTACTCCACCCTGCCCTGGCACGAAGCCAGCCGGGTGGTCAGCAACCTGGGCCGGGGCAGCAGCCAGCGCTGGCAGGTGAAAACCCTCTGCACCCAACGGGGACGTTTTCGCCTGGGCCCCATGGAGCTGCACAGCGGCGATCCCCTGGGCATCTTCCACGTGGTCCAACCCATCGAGACCACCAGCTACCTCATTGTCTATCCCCTGACCGTCGACCTGGCCTCGTTCGAGCCGTCGGTGGCCAACCTCTCCGGCGGCGAAGCCCGCTACCGGCGCACCAACCAGATCACCACCAACGTGGCCGGCGTCCGGGAGTATGTGGCGGGCGACAGCTTCAACCGCATCCACTGGCCCACCACCGCCCGGGCCCGCCGCCTCATGGCCAAGGAGTTCGAGCTGGATCCCACCGCGGACATCTGGCTCTTTCTGGATCTGCACCGGAATACGGAGGTAGGGCTGCCGTGGACGCCCGAACCGCCCGAGCCGCCCATCTTCGCCCTCCACAGCCGCAGGCGACGGGCCGAGCAGCCGGAGTTGCCGCCGGTGACCACCGAATACAGCATCACGGTGGTGGCCAGCCTGGCCCGCTATTTCCTCATGCGCAATCGAGCTGTGGGGCTGAGCTGCCAGGGGCGAACCCGGCACTATCTCCAGCCGGACCGGGGAGAACGGCAGCTCAACAAGATCCTGGAGGCCCTGGCCGTCGTATCTGCAGGCGGCAACATGCCCTTTGCCCACCTCATCGCCAGCGACGGCATTCGCCTCAACCGCCATGACACGGTGCTGGCCGTCAGCGCGGACCCCAGCCCAGACTGGGCCGTGGCGTTGCAGCACATCCAGCGCCGGGGCGTCAACAGCGTGGCTGTGGTGATCGATGGATCTTCATTTGGTCGGGAAACCAGCTATGGGGAACTGCTCAGCGAGCTGGAGGCCGCCGGCATCTCCACCTATCGAATCCAGCGGGACGACCCTATTGCCCACGTGCTGAGCAGCGGCACCCACTACTACGCCCCCCGTCAACAGCGACTCATCGACCAGATTTGAATCCGGACGGCCCGGGATGTACCCGGGATGGCCATTCCTTCCCGCTGGTGAATTCAGGTAGGACGGTGCTCGCGCCGCACCCACCGGGCCATGAGCGCCTCCAGCGCCTGGGCCGGGTCGTGGCACAGGCCACAGTGAACCGGCGAGGTCTGAATGACGGTGTTGTGGGGCGCCACCAACCAGTGGAAACTCTCCGCCTGCCCCAGCGCGCCGATGGGCCCCTCGCCAGCACAGATACGGAGGATCAGATCCAGGTGGGCCTGGACTTCATCCGCATCCAGATCGGGGGCCATGGCCCGCAGCCGCGCCCGGTCCAGCTCGATGCAGGCGCCCAGAAAGCGACGGGTGCGGCAGAAGAGGATCACGCCCACGGTCAGAAATTCGTCCCGTTCCAGGCGGGGCACCACGCGGATGAAGGCGTAGTCATAGGAGCTGAGCGTGGGCATGGACGGCCTCCTCCACGAAACGGGTGGATGCGTTGAGCCGGCTCATCA harbors:
- a CDS encoding AAA family ATPase — translated: MQIVQTIGDRVLRNVQKVIVGKDEEIRLTLVSLLCEGHLLIEDVPGVGKTMLARSIARSIGCSFRRIQFTPDMLPSDVTGVSIFNQKTMEFEFRPGPIMAQIVLTDEINRATPKTQSALLEAMEERQVTVDGQTYPMERPFMVLATQNPIEYEGTFPLPEAQVDRFMMRIRLGYPNRNHEIDVLTRQTDHHPIQDLEQVVSADELLEAQQAIREVYVDDLVKAYIVDLVTTTRDHPDVYLGASPRGSLALFMAARAWAALEGRDFVLPDDVKRLAEATLAHRLIISPSARIKNVTPRQVIEDALRHTPVPGARARVR
- a CDS encoding DUF58 domain-containing protein, coding for MSSRAIFLIIATIVAWVLAFNSGRELAYNLAYLLSSVLLFSAAWAWHSLRAITLRRVTRARRSQVGQYAEEQFEITNRSRWPKLWLEVKDYSTLPWHEASRVVSNLGRGSSQRWQVKTLCTQRGRFRLGPMELHSGDPLGIFHVVQPIETTSYLIVYPLTVDLASFEPSVANLSGGEARYRRTNQITTNVAGVREYVAGDSFNRIHWPTTARARRLMAKEFELDPTADIWLFLDLHRNTEVGLPWTPEPPEPPIFALHSRRRRAEQPELPPVTTEYSITVVASLARYFLMRNRAVGLSCQGRTRHYLQPDRGERQLNKILEALAVVSAGGNMPFAHLIASDGIRLNRHDTVLAVSADPSPDWAVALQHIQRRGVNSVAVVIDGSSFGRETSYGELLSELEAAGISTYRIQRDDPIAHVLSSGTHYYAPRQQRLIDQI
- a CDS encoding DUF3037 domain-containing protein, with product MPTLSSYDYAFIRVVPRLERDEFLTVGVILFCRTRRFLGACIELDRARLRAMAPDLDADEVQAHLDLILRICAGEGPIGALGQAESFHWLVAPHNTVIQTSPVHCGLCHDPAQALEALMARWVRREHRPT